The Candidatus Binatus sp. genome contains the following window.
TGTTGGGGGCCGGGCCGATTCGTAATGACCAGATTGTTGGGCGCGACGCCGGGGATGCCGCCGATTGGCGCTCCTCCCGCGCCGAAACCGCCCGCGCCGACTCCGCCCGTTCCGACTCCGCCGCCCCCGATTCCTTGCGCATCCGCCGCGATCGATGCGGCCGCGACAATCGCCGTCGCCGCGATGAGCATCGCGATCGTTTTTTTCATCGCTCGCATCGTCGCCCCACTCAGATACCGCTTCGCGTTAGCCGCCGGTGATTGGACGCTCCGGCTCGCCGACGCAGTAGGCGCATCGGCACGCGTCGCGCAATTGGCGCATCGTGAGAATCGTCTCATGTTCATCGGCCCAGCCGAGAAACACCGCCGCTTCGCCGAGTCGCGAAAATTGCTTTAGCCGCTGCGCCGCAGCCGGAATCTCGCCGGCAACGATGCCTTTGCATGCGTCGCATGGACATTGGCGGCGCAAATTTTCCAGCGGAAATATGCTGTCGTGGCCATCGACCCATTGAACGCCGATCGCGTAGCGGCCGACTTCGTGCAGAGCTTTGATCTTCGCTGTCTTTGACTTGATAAGCGCCATCGGTGCAGTCTCTGAATAATGATTGTATCCTGCGCGGCGAACGCTGGGGAGACGCTATCTCGGCCAGTCGCGGCGCGGTATCGATCGGGCTCGAAGATCGGAACATCAGGCTCGCGGATGCGGGCCGCAGAAAAACGCGACGGAGACTATCGCTCATGGATGAAAAGGCAAAAAAGGAAGCACTCCTGATGATTCCCTACGGACTGTTCGTGCTCGGCGCGGCGCACGGCAGCATCGCCACCGCCGCCACCGTCAATTGGGTGACCCAGGCGAGCTTCGTCCCGCCGCTGGTAATGGTGGGAATCAAGAAGGATTCGGGCTCGCACGCGCTGGTGAAGGATTCGAAAGTCTTCGCGCTTTCGATTCTGGAGTCAGGGCAAAAATCGATCGCGGGATTTTTCTTCCGTCACGTCGAACCCAAGGACGGAAAATTCGGCAGTATCGCGTTCGGGCTTGGCGCCAACGGCGCGCCGATCATCAGCGATGCGCCCGCGTCGGTCGAATGCAAGGTCGTCGGCTTCTACGAACTCGGCGATCACAGCGTGGTGGTGGGCGAAGTCACGCAGGCCCACGTAAAGCGCGCCGCGGAGTCGCTCACGATGAAGGAGACCGGCTGGAATTACGGCGGCTGAAGGTCGCGAAGATCGGTACCGCGCGACATAACCGGAAGATCGCGCACGATCGGAAAATAAAGCAATGGCGAACAAACGTGTCGTAGTTCTGCCCGGCGACGATTCCGCGCCCGAGGCGATGGCCGCCACAATGGACGCGCTGCGCGCGCTCGAGCTGCCGATCGACTACCTCGAGTTTCCGCCCGGCGAGAAATGGGTGCGCGGCGAAACCGAAGCGCTCGCCCGCAAAGAGATCGACGCGTCGGACACGACGCTGTTCGGCTCGACCTCGGGCAAGACCGGCGGGATCACCTATCTCCGCTGGGGCAAGCAGACGTTCGCCAACGTCAGGCCGGCGCGCTACTCGAAGGGCTTCCGCAGCCCGCTCGCGAATCCCGACGGGATCGACTACGTAATCGTGCGCGAAAACCTCGAGGACCTCTATCTCGGCCTCGAAGGTCCGCTCGCCAATCTCGCGCCGCTGAACCTCTTCAGCAAGATTCTGCGCGCACCGCTCGATACTTCCGAACGCGGTATCTACGCGATCAAAGTGATCACCGAACGCGCCACGCGCCGGGTCGCCGAATTCGCCTGCCAGCTAACGATGCGGCGCAAGCGGGCCGGCGGCAAGGGCAAGCTCACCTGCACCTCGAAGTACAACATGCTGCGCGAGTCCGACGGCCTGTTTCGCAGGATCGTCGAAGAGACCGCCACAAAATATCCCGAGATCAAATACGAGCAGTTCATCGTCGATGATTTCGCGCGCCGGCTGGTGCAATCGCCGCACGAGCTCGACGTGGTCGTCGCGCCGAATCTCTACGGCGACATCCTCTCCGATGCCGCGGCGGGAACGATCGGCGGTCTCGGGCTCGCGCCCAGCGGATGCTACGGCGAGCAGTACGCATACTTCGAGTCGGTGCACGGCACCGCGCCGGACATCACGGGCATGGGCATCATCAATCCGTCGGCGACGATGCTTTCCGCGGCGATGATGCTCGAGTACCTCGGCTTCGACAAAGCGTCCGCGCGGCTCGATTCCGCGGTGCGCCAAGTTTACGCCGAGGGCCGCGTGCTCACGCCCGATCAGGACGGCACCGCGAAGACGTTGGAATTCGCGCGGGCCGTGATCGCAAATCTGTAGAACTCTGTCGAGAACGCGCGGCGACTACGGAAACACGTTCATGATCGCCTGGTAGAATTTGATCGCGCCCGATCCGTTGGGATGCCCCACCGACGCGAAGCGGCATTTCAGGCAATCGAGCTGGCTGTCGCGAAAAAAATTGGGGCAGACTTCGTCGCGATAATCTTCGAGCGGATCCTGCGGCTGCAGATTGGTCAGTCCCCAGAGCAGCGAGTCGTGCTGGAAAAGCGCATCGGCGTCGGTGAATCCCGATGCGACGAACGTGATGCGGCCGCCCGCAGTCTTGTTCGCTTCCGCAACGGCATTGGCGTAGGCCTGATCCGATTCCAGGTGAAATTGCCGGCAGTTGTCGGTCGCATCGCTGAGGCCCCTGGTCGAAGCAAGCAGACTTACAGCATTGGCCACGCCTCGAGTGACCAGGTATCTGATCGCGTTAGTCAGATCGCTGCGGCGGCTAAGTATCTGATAGTAGCCGGTGAGGATGATGCGGCACTTGGGATTCGAAAACTTCGCGGCGACTTCGCCGAGCAGTTGCAGCATGTCGGTGTAGCAGAAGTCATCGATGAGTTCCCGAAGTTCTGTGCTCGAAGTCGAAGGATCGATGATCTTGCCGACCGTTACGTCGTTGATACCGCCATCGAGCAGCACCACCCGCACTGCATCGGGATCGTCGTCGTACTGGCGGCATTGAGTCAGGATGGACGGGCCCGAGATCGGTATCTCGCCGTTCTTCGCGGTCCATTGGCGATCGGTGCGGGCGCCGATGATCGCGCCCGAATGCGCGCGCATCACCGGAGTGATCCCCTGGTAGTCGTCCTGATAGCGCAACTGGTCGCACACCAACTGGTGGAACTTGTTATGCGGCAGATGGCCCTGCCCCCACATCACCGAATCGCCCAGCGCCAGCATCACAATTGAATCGTTAGCTGAAGGTGCTCCCATATCGCGACTCCTCCTTGCAATTCGACCAACCCGTTAGCAATCTTCCCGATGCGCGCGCGAGTAGCAAGATGAGAGGCCGGGGCGCAGTAGTTGCCATCTATCGTCCAAAGGGACGATGCGGCGCGGCCGCGCGGGCGTGAAAATCGGAGCACTCGCGCAAGGGGTGAAAGCTATGCCGTCAATGCGAACTATCGAAGCCCAGCCGATCGCTAATCGTTACGCGCGCGGCTGGCATTGCCTTGGTCTTGCGTCCGAGTTCAGCGACGGCCAGCCCCACACCGTCAATGCATTCGGCACGCGACTCGTCGCGTACCGCGGCGACGACGCGCGCTTTCATGTGCTCGATGCACACTGTCCGCACATGGGCGCCGACTTGAGCCACGGCGTCGTGCGCAACAATTCGCTCGTCTGCCCTTTTCACAATTGGAGCTGGGGTTGCGACGGCATCTGCAACTCGATTCCATATTCGATAACGATTCCACCGACCGCGCGCGTCAAGTCGTGGCCGACCTGCGAACAGAATCACCTGCTGTTCGTGTGGCACGATCCGGCGGGCAAATCGCCGTCTGCGGAACTCGACATCCCGCGCATCGACGCGTGCTACTCTGACGATTGGAACGATTGGGTGATGGAGAAGTGGACGATCAACACCAATTGCCGCGAGCTGATCGACAATGTCTCGGACATGGCGCATTTCATTTCGGTTCACGGCGTGCCGGTCGAATACTTCGCCAATATTTTCGAGGGGCACAAGGCGACGCAGGTGATGCTCGGCAAGAGTTCGCAGCTCGCGATGGAAGGCGGCTTGCTGACCTATGCGACTTACTACGGACCCGCTTATCAAATCACCGAGATGAAGGGCGAGATGGGCGGCTTCACGATCGATTCGATTCTGCTCAACTGCCACGTGCCGATCTCGCTGAACAGTTTCGATCTGCGGTTCGGGATGCTGGTGCGCAAAATTCCCGGGCTCGGCGAAGAGCAGAACCAGGAGATGGCGCGAACCTACATCAAGTTCACGCAGCAGGGCTTCTACCAGGACGTCGCGATCTGGGACAACAAGGTGCGCATCGACAATCCCCTTCTCTGCGAAGGCGATGGACCCATCTATCATCTGCGCCGATGGTATCAGCAGTTCTACCAGGATGACGGCGAGGTTCCCGCCGCCGCGCGCGAGCATCGCGTGTTCGAGCTGAATCCCGGCGGTCTTAGCACGGCGCCGCCGCTTCATCACGTGTTCGAGCGATAGAGTTTTATCTCGCGTAGAGCTTGAATCCGGGCTAACTGGATTTGTGCTATACGCTGACCTATCAACCGAATCGCAAAATCTCGGACCGGGCCAAAGGCGCGAAGCAAATCGCATCGCCGCGCGTCGATGCCGCTCTCGCTCGCCGAGTTCAGCGAACTGGTCGGACTGATCTACCAGGGGCCGCTCGAGTCGGTACCGTTCAAGAGTGCGCTTGAATCGATTCGCCGGCTGCTGCGCGCGAACTACGTCACGCTGATCCTGCGGCCGCCGTCGAGCAATCGCTCCGGCCTGATGGTCAACGCTTCGGGCGATCGCCCGGTCGAGCGCGAAGCCGATTACAGCAACTATTACTACGCATTCGATGTCTTCGTCGGATTGCCGACTGACCACGTCGTGACGGCGGAGGAACTGCTCGGTCGAAGGTGGCGCGACAGCGAAATCTATCAGCAGTTTCTGAGGCCAGTGGATGTGCTGCACGCGCTCGGCGCCGACATCCACACCGACGACGGCGTCGAGTGCCGCTTTCGCGTCGCGCGTTCGCACGCCGAAGTGAATTTCAGCGCAACTGACAAGGCGATTTGCACCGCGCTGCTGCCGCATCTGAAGCGCGCCGTGCAGATTCATTCGCAGCTCGACCTGATCGAGTCGGAGCGCAAGCTGCTGGCCGGCACGGTCGATCGGATGCTGGTCGGCACGATCATCCTCGACGAGCGCGGCGCGATTTTGAAGACCAACGACATCGCGCGCGAGATGGTCCGCGCCGGCGATGGCATCCGCGAAGTCACCGGCGCGATGCAGGCCGTGGGCGCGGGAGAAAATCGCGAACTGCAGCGTCTGATCAAGCAGGCGCTTGGCGGCAACCGCGCGGACTCGCCCGCGATTATCGAGGCGATGTCGATCACGCGTCCGTCGGGGCGCGGCAAACTCGGCGTGCTGATTCGGAGCAATCCGCCGGGCGAATGGTCCGAGGGACAGCGCCGGCCGTCGGTCGCCGTGTTCATCCGCGATCCGGAGCGCCGCTCGGAAGCGTCGGTCGAGATGGTGCGCCGGCTGTTCGATCTGACGGCGGCGGAAGCGTCGCTGGCGATCGCGCTCGCGAACGGGTTGACGCTTGAAGATGCGGCCGGGCAACTCGGCATCCGCAAGAACACCGCGCGCGCTCATCTGCGATCGATCTTTTCGAAGATCGGCATCACGCGCCAGACAACGCTGGTGCGCACGCTGCTCAGCAGCGTGATTTGGCTTGGCTGACGCCGCGCCGGGTCTTCATAGTCTTTTCGGACGATGAAGCTCCGCCCTGGTGATGGAAACATTGGCGCGCGAAGATAGCTTCGCCTGAAGAAAATCGGGGGATTCCAAATGCAGCGCGAAGTCCGAGCCAGGACCGAAGCCGAAAAATCGCTGGTCGCAAGCGCGCGTGCGATGGCGCCGATACTCGCCGAGCGCGCCGCGCGCGCCGATTCGGAACGGCGCATCCCGGCCGAGACGATCGACGATTTCCGCAAAGCCGGGTTCTTCCGAATCTTGCAGCCGAAACGCCACGGCGGCTTCGAACTCGATCCCAACGTTTTTTACGAAGTGCAGATGACGCTCGCCGAAGGATGCGCCTCGAGCGGCTGGGTCTTCGGCGTGATGGGCGTGCACAACTGGCAAATCGCGCTGTTCGACGCGCGCGCGGCTGACGACGTGTGGCGCCGCGACGACTCGGTGCTCATCTCGTCGTCGTACATGCCCAAGGGCCAGGTGAAACGCGTCGCCGGCGGATTCGAGCTCAGCGGCCGATGGGGATTTTCGAGCGGCGTCGATCACGCGGAGTGGGCGTTCCTCGGCGGAATCGTGATGCCCGAGGGCAGCACTCCCGGCTCGCCCGACTACCGCACTTTCCTGGTGCCGCGCGCGGATTTCAAAGTGATCGATACGTGGCACGTGATCGGCCTCAAGGG
Protein-coding sequences here:
- a CDS encoding SGNH/GDSL hydrolase family protein, producing the protein MGAPSANDSIVMLALGDSVMWGQGHLPHNKFHQLVCDQLRYQDDYQGITPVMRAHSGAIIGARTDRQWTAKNGEIPISGPSILTQCRQYDDDPDAVRVVLLDGGINDVTVGKIIDPSTSSTELRELIDDFCYTDMLQLLGEVAAKFSNPKCRIILTGYYQILSRRSDLTNAIRYLVTRGVANAVSLLASTRGLSDATDNCRQFHLESDQAYANAVAEANKTAGGRITFVASGFTDADALFQHDSLLWGLTNLQPQDPLEDYRDEVCPNFFRDSQLDCLKCRFASVGHPNGSGAIKFYQAIMNVFP
- a CDS encoding isocitrate/isopropylmalate dehydrogenase family protein codes for the protein MANKRVVVLPGDDSAPEAMAATMDALRALELPIDYLEFPPGEKWVRGETEALARKEIDASDTTLFGSTSGKTGGITYLRWGKQTFANVRPARYSKGFRSPLANPDGIDYVIVRENLEDLYLGLEGPLANLAPLNLFSKILRAPLDTSERGIYAIKVITERATRRVAEFACQLTMRRKRAGGKGKLTCTSKYNMLRESDGLFRRIVEETATKYPEIKYEQFIVDDFARRLVQSPHELDVVVAPNLYGDILSDAAAGTIGGLGLAPSGCYGEQYAYFESVHGTAPDITGMGIINPSATMLSAAMMLEYLGFDKASARLDSAVRQVYAEGRVLTPDQDGTAKTLEFARAVIANL
- a CDS encoding LuxR C-terminal-related transcriptional regulator, translating into MPLSLAEFSELVGLIYQGPLESVPFKSALESIRRLLRANYVTLILRPPSSNRSGLMVNASGDRPVEREADYSNYYYAFDVFVGLPTDHVVTAEELLGRRWRDSEIYQQFLRPVDVLHALGADIHTDDGVECRFRVARSHAEVNFSATDKAICTALLPHLKRAVQIHSQLDLIESERKLLAGTVDRMLVGTIILDERGAILKTNDIAREMVRAGDGIREVTGAMQAVGAGENRELQRLIKQALGGNRADSPAIIEAMSITRPSGRGKLGVLIRSNPPGEWSEGQRRPSVAVFIRDPERRSEASVEMVRRLFDLTAAEASLAIALANGLTLEDAAGQLGIRKNTARAHLRSIFSKIGITRQTTLVRTLLSSVIWLG
- a CDS encoding flavin reductase family protein; the protein is MDEKAKKEALLMIPYGLFVLGAAHGSIATAATVNWVTQASFVPPLVMVGIKKDSGSHALVKDSKVFALSILESGQKSIAGFFFRHVEPKDGKFGSIAFGLGANGAPIISDAPASVECKVVGFYELGDHSVVVGEVTQAHVKRAAESLTMKETGWNYGG
- a CDS encoding Rieske 2Fe-2S domain-containing protein, with protein sequence MPSMRTIEAQPIANRYARGWHCLGLASEFSDGQPHTVNAFGTRLVAYRGDDARFHVLDAHCPHMGADLSHGVVRNNSLVCPFHNWSWGCDGICNSIPYSITIPPTARVKSWPTCEQNHLLFVWHDPAGKSPSAELDIPRIDACYSDDWNDWVMEKWTINTNCRELIDNVSDMAHFISVHGVPVEYFANIFEGHKATQVMLGKSSQLAMEGGLLTYATYYGPAYQITEMKGEMGGFTIDSILLNCHVPISLNSFDLRFGMLVRKIPGLGEEQNQEMARTYIKFTQQGFYQDVAIWDNKVRIDNPLLCEGDGPIYHLRRWYQQFYQDDGEVPAAAREHRVFELNPGGLSTAPPLHHVFER
- a CDS encoding gamma-butyrobetaine hydroxylase-like domain-containing protein, yielding MALIKSKTAKIKALHEVGRYAIGVQWVDGHDSIFPLENLRRQCPCDACKGIVAGEIPAAAQRLKQFSRLGEAAVFLGWADEHETILTMRQLRDACRCAYCVGEPERPITGG